The window CGAGACGTAGAGGACGTCGCCGGGCAGGAACAGGCCGTGATGGACGAGCTGGTCCTCGATGAACTGCGCGGGCAGGTACATGTCGCTGACGTAGACGACGGACCCGGTGCGGCTGCGGTGCTCCTGGACCAGGCGGACGCCGGCGGGCACGGGCTGCAGCAGCCCGGCCTCGACCTCCATCTCCAGCTCCGCCAGGGCCTCCCGGGCCTCGCGCGGCAGCCCGAGGGCGGCGACGAGCTCGGTGCAGATCCGCTCGAGGGTGGTCTCGGCGCGGTGCCAGTGCAGCGCCCGGCTCTCCGCCCACGCGCGTGCCTGGCTGTAGGCCTGGGGCGAGCAGGCCACGAGCCCGCGCTCCACGGCGCGCCGCCCGACCAGGTCGAACACCGCCGCGGGCGGGCTCACCGCGCGCACGAGCACGGTCTCGAAGACGTCGAACGTGACGACCTCGTCGCGGGGGCCGCCGGCCGCCGTGCCCGTGGCCCCGAGGGCCTCGACGTTCTCCGCGCCTGCTGCAGTCCCGGTGTCCACGCGCTGATCCTGCCGGACGCCGGAGGGCCGTGAGGTCCTCCGACCGGTCCGGGTGCTCAGCCCTGGCGCTTGCGGACCTCGCCGACGGCCCGGTCGGTCTCGCGCTGGTCCTGCCGCTCGCGCAGCGTCTGCCGCTTGTCGTAGGCCTTCTTGCCCTTGGCGACGGCGATCTCGACCTTGGCGTGGCTGCCCTTGAAGTACAGCTGCAGCGGGACGATCGTCAGCCCGGTGCCGGACATGGCGCCCATGAGCTTCTCGATCTCGCGCCGGTGCAGCAGGAGCTTGCGGCGGCGCCGGGCGGCATGGTTGGTCCACGTGCCCTGCGTGTACTCGGGGATGTGGACGCCCTCGAGCCACACCTCGCCGTCCTCGACCGTCGCGTAGCCGTCGAGCAGGCTCGCCCGACCGGCACGCAACGACTTGACCTCGGTCCCCCAGAGGACCATGCCGGCCTCGAAGGTGTCCTCGATGTGGTAGTCGTGACGTGCTTTGCGGTTGCTGGCGACGACGGTGCGCCCCGGGTCAGCGGGCATCGGACCATTCTGCCCGACGGGCGCCGTCCGGCCCTACCGGGTTCCCGGGGGCCGCCGTCGGAGGCGCTGCAGCGACCCGGTCAGAGGTAGCGCATCGGGTCGACCGGCGTGCCCGCGACCCGGGTCTCCAGGTGCAGGTGGCAGCCGGTCGAGCTGCCCGTGGTGCCGATGTAGCCGATGACCTGACCGCGGGTGACGTTCCCGCTGGTGACGGCGAAGCGGCTCTGGTGGGCGTAGGCGGTGGCGAGCGAGCTGCCGCCGACGTTGCCGTGGGAGATGACGGTGAAGTTGCCGTAGCCGCCGCCCCAGCCCGCGGACACGATGCGGCCGTCGGCGGCCGCCCGGATCGGGCTGCCGCACGGGGCGGCGAAGTCGGTGCCGGTGTGCAGCTTGCGGACCCCGGTGATGGGGTGGATG of the Aquipuribacter hungaricus genome contains:
- the smpB gene encoding SsrA-binding protein SmpB yields the protein MPADPGRTVVASNRKARHDYHIEDTFEAGMVLWGTEVKSLRAGRASLLDGYATVEDGEVWLEGVHIPEYTQGTWTNHAARRRRKLLLHRREIEKLMGAMSGTGLTIVPLQLYFKGSHAKVEIAVAKGKKAYDKRQTLRERQDQRETDRAVGEVRKRQG
- a CDS encoding M23 family metallopeptidase, producing PPPPVRAAPRPPAAPAPPASDGFLLRPSDGRISSQFGYRIHPITGVRKLHTGTDFAAPCGSPIRAAADGRIVSAGWGGGYGNFTVISHGNVGGSSLATAYAHQSRFAVTSGNVTRGQVIGYIGTTGSSTGCHLHLETRVAGTPVDPMRYL